The following proteins are encoded in a genomic region of Reichenbachiella sp.:
- a CDS encoding DinB family protein, which translates to MTETLANQLTQIIENSLQEFESIADELWNKKPAPEKWSKKEVLGHLADSAMNNIHRFVRIKQGDQTNIWYDQNFWVKASDYEHQDLESVKMLWKSLNLQIARVWKNLGDTDLQKTIPVKNETPTLQFLMEDYIDHLNHHLNQII; encoded by the coding sequence ATGACCGAAACATTAGCAAATCAACTTACTCAAATCATAGAGAATTCATTACAAGAATTCGAATCCATAGCTGACGAACTTTGGAACAAAAAACCCGCTCCTGAAAAATGGAGTAAAAAAGAGGTATTGGGACATCTAGCCGATTCTGCTATGAACAATATCCACCGATTTGTCCGAATCAAACAAGGGGATCAAACAAACATTTGGTACGATCAGAATTTTTGGGTGAAAGCCAGCGATTACGAGCATCAAGATTTGGAATCAGTCAAAATGCTTTGGAAATCACTAAACCTTCAAATCGCCCGCGTTTGGAAAAATCTAGGTGATACTGATTTGCAAAAAACCATTCCTGTGAAGAATGAAACGCCTACATTACAATTTTTAATGGAGGATTATATTGATCATTTGAATCATCATTTGAATCAGATAATCTAA